The Lolium rigidum isolate FL_2022 unplaced genomic scaffold, APGP_CSIRO_Lrig_0.1 contig_45531_1, whole genome shotgun sequence genome contains the following window.
ggtaactagctatgttaccataacatcacacaccccaaggcaaaatgagtctacaacataataaatgacacaatgcatgacaccacatataagttactacccactatgaaggtagtaacctagactagtaacatatgtcatgttactagtctaggttacttcccactatgagcagcctaactGTGTGGTTTTTTTTTAATTCGAAAATATCTTCTCTCTTTCCGGGACTGCGCTTGATTTGCATGGTTAGCGATAATTGTTGCTGACATGGATGACTAAGATGGGGCCAGATGATGTGGAAGAATTGCTTAGGTGGCAGGTTATGATTGTTTAGTGATGCTTAATGAcgtggataccttgcatgtgcatgaaaatgggatcacctattaagaatagaaagatgtcCGACTTTGTTGCCATAACAACAGGCATACATCGAGCGTTTTTTGTGTGTGTGGAGAATTACATGCATCAAGCTTATGGATGTGTCGGTGTCGTGGGGAACGATAGCCCTCCTAGGGCATCGGTATGGTTTAATATAGCGTAGGAAGAGCCACTGTGGTTGCTTACAAGGTTGTGCACATATGTGGTGTGATATACTATACCATGGCCCATATGCCGAGCAAGTAGACAGTAGCTGCAACAATTGTGCCTTTAACAAGGAATCGACGCATAGATGTTGCCCTCATATGCGAGGGGCTCGGTTTTCACAGGCAGTCCCGCCTCCCCAACCTCGTGGCTGGCTGGCCCGCTAGGGCCGCCACGACCTACCTCAACCACTCGCCTGGCTCCGCCATCACATGGAAGGGTGCTGCCCAAACCGAGCGCCGACACCGCCGACCGGCACCGCGATCCGCCGCCCGGGGTATTTGATTGCAGCCGCGAGTATTGCCTCCTCCGCCACTGTTAGCCTCACAGGCTTTTCACATAGGCAGTGACGGCAACCGGTAGGATTTATTCAGGGGTGAAGATCCCCTTAGGGAAAGGCAGGGCAGCcgtcctaccttgatttttgatgaatacatttagatgcacatgttttttttgaatattttgaatggTCGTGCATCGAGAAAGTTATGCTTGTTTTAGTGAACATTGTGTAAAATCGAACTGTAAACATAGATTCATATTCTAGGTTTAATGTAAATAACAATGATTCTATATTTATATTATAGACATTTATCATGAATCTTAGTATATGCAGGATAATACGTGTAGAATTGAAAATTTAGAGATTTCTTGATATTTGAAAAACACATCATGATTTCATCAAAGACATTATCAACTCATTGAGATGGTGAATTGGAAGGGTCTCTTGGCGACAAAGATCATTAAGACCTATTTGCTCACGATGGATACTTAAAAGTCTTAATCgataaaattattctttttacaaAAAATAAAGCTTTGGCTTTAAGGTGGCATTATTGTTATATTTTTTGGGTTACACGTATATCAAATATGTCTTTGTTTTTATCGTACTAAGTTATTTCGTTAGAATCATATATGACGTTCATGTGTTACGACTATTTTGGTATTTGCATCATTTTTGTTAGTTTGCCCTACCTCAATTTTTTTCCGTCTTTTGCCACTGGATTTATTGGTTCGCCTCCCTATCGTCTGGATGGAGCGATATGGGTTTTGTTACATCATTGTATCATGGCATATGCCTCCTGATATTTTAAATCAGTTGGATAACTCTTTCAGTGCTCAATAAGCCTTACTCTTGTATAGTTGTATATTTGTATTTAtcattgcttttatttttttctgaagGTACTTAATCGTGGTTGACGATATATGGAAGGAGGATCACTGGAAAGTTATTAATCTTGCATTTCCCGAAACAAGTTCCGGCAGTAAAATAATCACCACTTCCCGTAACAAGGATGTTGCTGAATCATGTTGTTCAACATCTCATGGTCACATATACAATCTAAGGCCTCTTACTATGATGCAGTCGAGACAGTTGTTCTATACAAGACTATTCAACTCCGAAGAAGAATGCCCTTCGGACCTGAAGGAAATTTCTGTCCAAATCTTGGAAAAATGTGCTGGCTTACCTTTGGCGATCATTGCTATATCTGGTGTCTTGGCTGACAAGATAAGTAGGAAGGATCAATGGAGGCGAGTGAAGGATTCAATTGGTCGTGCACTAAGAAATTCTAGTGTTGAGACTATAATATCCCTTAGTTACTTGGATCTTCCTCCTCACCTTAGGACTTGTCTGCTGTATTTGAGTATATTCCCGGAGGATCATATTATAAACAAGGATAATTTGATCAGAAGATGGATCGGCGAGGGGTTCATTCATCAGCAAAAGGGGCCTCATAGGCAAGGGGATCCTACACCGTATGAGTTAGGAGAGAAGTGTTTCACTGATCTCATCAACAGGAGCCTAATCCAGCCCGCAGAGATCGATGGGTCATTTGGTGGTAATGAGGTGAATAGTTGCCGAGTCCATGACATGGTACTTGATTTTGTGGTAGCCAAGGCTGTGGAGGAGAACTTTGTTACAATAATAGGTGTACCAGGTGTCGTAAACCCTGATCCAGAGAACAACAAGGTCCGTCGACTGTCCCTGCAGAAGGACGGTGAGATTCCACCGGGTCTGGTTCTATCGCATGCCCGGTCACTGCATGTTTTTGGGGGTAGTGTGAAGATCCCATCTCTGTCGGAGTTTCAACTCCTGCGTGTGCTGGACTATGAGGAGTGCGGGCAATTAGAAGATGATAACCTTGCGGGCATCGGTGATTTGTTGCACCTCAAGTACTTGAGGTTCAGGAATGCACATTCTGTTACCGAGCTGCCGAAAGAACTAGCAAGGTTGCAGCacttggagattgacattgcgcaGGATTACAGACACACGGAAGGAATGAAGATTCCGGAGATCGTCAGGAATCAGTTGGGCTGTTATGTTACTGTGTTTGCTGACTATTATGAAGCATTGCCGGATGAAATTGCAGACACTCAAGGATTGCGAGTTTTGGAAAATCTTAGTGTGTATAATCAGTCAATAGAGTTTCTCGAGGGGCTTGGCATGCTAAAAAACCTGAGGAAGCTGGGCATACATTTTGAAAGCCATTATGCCGATGATGATTGGGAAGAACAGCAGGAGGCGGCGGTCTTGTCCCTCTGGCAGCTTGGTGGCGCAAGCCTGGAATCTCTATACCTTTTCATCAAAGACGAGGATGCCGATTATAATGAGGGGCCTATCTTGGAAGAGGAGTGGTTCTCCTGTCCTCCATGTGGTATTCGGGAGCTTGTCATCGATGGATATTCACTCACAACATTTCCAGAATGGTTGGAATCATTCGACAAACTCGAGAAACTGAGCCTTCCCGTGTCCGATATCGGGGAAAAAGGCGTGGAGATCCTGGGAGCCCTGCCTAGCCTGTCCTATCTCATCATCAAGTGGGCCACGGACTCTGACGGGGGAGAAGAGATGGAGGCTGCCACGAGGAGAGCAATGGAAGCCCATCCCAACCGTCCCACGTTGGTCTGGAGGTACTGGTAATTCAGGTATCTATTTTCTTGTccttcatctcatcatcatcttgtTGCAGTATAACCTCGTCATCTCACGATATTATAGTACTAATACGTATATCTTATCATCTGTTATTTTCCATATCCATTAGGGATTAATATCAAGCAGATGCCACAGAAGCTTCAGCGGTCAAGCACTTCCATGATCCTTGCGTCTTCTTTTCTTTGTTAAGACTTCATTTTCCCACTGACTTGCCTCCCGAGTTCAGGGTTGAGAAATAATGCAGCGGCGTGGCACAATGAAAAGCCAAGGCAGCAGCATCCTTTTTTTTTTAAAGGCTACAGCATCCGCCCAACTGAAGTTCTTCTTCACATATCCTCAGATTGCTACCATTTTTATGAATTTCCATTTCCATTTCCGATTCCAAATCACAAATAAAGTATTGCATATACTCTATTGTATCTTTAAATGCCTATACGGCTACTTTAAATATGGTCATTGTACTATTTTTTAACTAGTAATGTGATTCACGCATTTGTATTGCTAGATGTACCAGATGATATTATTCATTCTGTGGTCGACCAATTATTATAGATTTTGGGCTTTTGGTTGCCGCTGGACTAATATATGGATATAATATTAGGAGACAACATAAAATTAGCCAAAATATTAGTCTTGTATGTAAGAAAGCAGCATCAGCCAGTTTTTTCTAAGATACATCTAAAGGCAGAAAAGAAAACCTTCCATCAAACATTTAAGGAAAATATTGCTTTAGTTTATCTGAGATCATTAAAATATTGCTCAGTTCCTTTAAGAGGAAAAATCTATACTACTTCCTCCATCCCATGAAAGTTGTCTAGCAACCAAGAGATTCAAAGACTGGAAACTAAAACCTACTTTTCATGGGAATCAGTATTCAATCTTGGGGCAATCTATTTGTACCCTAAAAGCCAAAACAGCTAGAAGATCTTGATGAACTAAACAATAGCCAGCAAAGCTTACCCATGCATTCCATAATGCAAAATTTGCTTCGCGCAACCGAGTGTTAATAGACAAAACTGATTACAGGCTTGAGTAAAGAAACCCCACCAATGACATGGAAATAGAAAACAGAGGATCGATCAACAAACATACATAACTTGGTTCTGCTTGCCAGTAACATAGATAGTCAGACATACATGGATGGTTCAATAACATAGATGGGCATCAAAATGATCACATGTTCGAGTGAAGGTATCACCCCAATACCTCAGGAATTTGATGCGCAGCAAAGACATGGTAATAGCAAAAAAAAGATTGATCACCAAACATAATTTAGTTTTAGAATGCTAGATACTGATAGTCAGGCATACATGGATGGTTCAATTAAATGGATGGTCATAACTTAGCTGCAACCACACATAACTTAGATGGATGGTAGATAGATAGTCATGGCATGAGTAAAAGGATCACCTCAATACCCCAGGAACCCCCTGATGCACAACAGCGACATGGGAAATATCAAACAGAGGATCGATCAACAACCACACACAACTTAGTTTTGGAGTGACAATAACATAGATGGATAGTCAGAGTATCAGAGATACATGGATGGTTCAATAACACAGATGGGCATAACTTAAATGCAGCCTACGCAATACGCAGTAGATGGATATATATGGCTAAATAGATAGATATGGACCAGACAGACGATCTTCATGCTGTATCCATCATATTGGCCTTCTTTCGAGCAAGCCTATCTCGTTTGTGCTGCTCGCACAGCTCCCTGTTGAGTTCCTCCACCATGGCTTCCCTGGCCTCGTAGTCGAAGTCGCAGTCCATCTCAACGTAGCCCTTGTCCAACCACTCTTTCCTCATACTGTCCTGGAACTGCACGAACAGTTCGTTGTTACTCTGGCTAAGGGCGGCCCTTTCCAAGTACCGCTGCTTTCGTTCCTCGATCCAGTCCTCCGAGCGGTTCATGAGCTTCGCCAGGTCGGTAATGAAAGAGAGGTCCTCGGTCTGCATGGGGATCTCTCTAGGCATGGCCAGGACCAAACGAACATAGTCATCATTAAGCCGATGCTTGCCGTTTACACCAGCAGGCGGGTCAGACTCAGCGCACTTCTCCATCTTCTCCGTCTGGATCTTGGCGATTGCTATCTTAACCGCCGTCGCACCTGAGGATCGCTTCTGCTTGCCGTCCAGCGCCTCCACGGGATTGCTGCTTGCGGGCTAcgataggaggaggaggaggaagctgggAGGCGGCGGCTCAGTATCGATCTATATAGAACAGAGGAAGCCACGAACCGGGCTCAAACCCAAACGACAAAGGACAGACTGGACCGGACTCCAACTCGGCCTCAAGCCCACCTTCCTCTCTCCTTTTTTTTCATCGAGCTAATTACACATATTCACAACTTCACGGACACTTACCAAAACTTTTGGACTTAATTTCAGAAAATCACAACTCTTTACTCTAGGATGACACAATCATGTTCGCCTATGTTGCCAGTCCGGGTACTTTGTTGTTTGACACCGACAACTCCACTTCGAAGACTCCGGCCTTGTTGTCAGTGGCGGAGCGTGGCGCAAATCAAAGGGAGGGCCAATTGCATGTGATGCCTAAAAGTCTTGCAGAAAATGTAACTGTTAAATGAATATATAATTTTCATCTACTGGTAATATATAATTTAATCATATTAGAGCACATATTCAGATTTAATACTCTAAAGCAGAAGTACAAGTATAAAACTCTAAGATATTATTTGGTACTAGAGATTTTTTGGATATTAGTCGGGATAGTTTTTTTATAGGGTTGGGTGAAACTTCTACCTTCATCGAATCACTTAAAATACCCAATCCACTAGATAGAGGTAGAGTATCGGTAATTGAGAAAAATACACTATAATTTAGAAAAATGTCAGAATAAGCGGAGATTAAATGGCTCGATACAGTAAAACCAAACATGGTTTTGAAAATAAGCGAAATATTAAGATTTGATGATGATAATCCCCATGAATAATAGGCTAGTACCAAGGAAGGCCCTAATGTGTTTTTCTGCTTCATATCACTCCATAGAAAAATGATCAAAGACTCCATGACTTGATTTCTTGCATGGCTCACTCGATTGGATGATGCACGACCAGTTTGTACGGCGGCCAACAACACCATCGCATAGGAAATATCCACCACGGTttaaaattgctgcaactttttTTTGCTGGATTGAACTAGCGGGAGGAGAAATAGAGAGCTAGGGCATGAGGATTGGAGGGAAGAAGGAAAATCTATACACAAAAAATTTAAGGAACCTGAGAACTGGAGAAGAGACACAGCGGCACATAGGTATACGAGGACGAGGAGCTAGGAGCTAAGTATCGATCGTAGAACTCATCACATGGCCGGACAGGCCTGGCAAAAAGCTGCAGTGAATTGCACCGTGAGAAGACCGGGCCGGAGCCCGGGATGACCTCCAAGACGCTCCTCCCGTGCTTGTTGTGTTGAAGCCTGCTCAGGTCGGAGACTCCGTCCAGTATGGCTATCGACTAAGCTTAGGCCAGAGACTCCGATTCTTCTTAGGCCAGAGACTCCGAGGTAAGTTTTCACCAACGGTCATATTCTTGAGGACACTATATATACCTCCTTTTTCCCAAATAGAGGTTGCGAATTCCACTCTCTCTCTTCTCCATTGTTCTAAAGTTCAAAGCTCATAGATCTTCCTTAGTTCCTTCCCACTCGCTCAATCTTATTTTCCTTTTTGGATTTGATGAAGGAaccctagatctacacttccactaaAGGGATTTGATTTTCCCATCCCCTCTACCGAGGAATTTGTTACTCTTGGTTTCTTGGAATTCTAACCAGAAAAGTCGCCCCCGATGCTTGCTTAGTGGTTTAACAGCTTCGTGGTTGGTTTTTGCGAGCCTCCAATTGAGTTGTGCAAATTTACGCAACTTTCTATAAAGGCTCCGGTCGTCACCTTCAAGGTTTCGTTTGTCTCCTTGGTGGCTCTTTCATCAGAGAATATGGTGATGCCTTTGTGGAGTTGGTTGTCCTTTTTTTCCACCACACCCCTCCAACCTTAACAAGAAAGGAACTATGAGAATGATCCTAGTGTCTCCCTATCTCCATCGTAGTTATTACTATCATTTACCTGTATCTTATTACTTGTTACTgcttccttgtcatataggtaaatttacctagttgcatatctagagaatttatatTTTTGTCATGCCTTAATTGAAAAATAATTCAATCTTTTAGCTCCTATTACCCCCTCTAGTCGCTCATACGATCTTCGTCTTTGACCAGAAACAGTAGGAGAGGCTCCTACTATGGTACTATATTAATCAACCATAGATATTTACATCATTTGGTTTTTTCAGCTTTATTAAAAATTATTAAATAACATACTATATTTAAAAGTATTAAGTTTATATAGCAAGTTTTCGGAACCTTTCAATTGGTATTGGAACCTCTCCTCTTAATTCGGGCTTTACGACCTAAGAGAGTATGGATGATCTAAGGAAGGGGAACCGAAGCCAAGGCTAGTGTTTGGGGCGCTATGGGTGATCTCAAGCAATTGGAATCAACCATGATGACCCAAATGCAAACAATGAAAAGCTTGTTGGAACAACTCCTAGTTGCTAAGGATCCACCTAGTCCTAATTCCGATGCTACTCCACATGGTGCTCACGAGGAAGCGAAACCCCTCGTTGGGTTTGTTCGTGCCACAGATAAACCCGTGGACGAAAAAGCAAAGAACACGAAGGATGAAAAAAAGACAGTG
Protein-coding sequences here:
- the LOC124681505 gene encoding disease resistance protein PIK6-NP-like; its protein translation is MAEALVSAATGALQPVLGKLGTLLGEEYKRLRSIHAEIKFLTLELKAMDAFLEKMAEEEDPNPQDKHWMNEVRELSYDVEDNLDEFMARVVAGKSAKPDGFMGKIKGSLKRVKARHEIAKAIEDLKKQAIEVSQRNARYRSGETGASDTNSVHKVDLRALAIFEDASKLIGVDEPKREIIQLLGDSDEASNQQPNSEASKQQPNVVAIVGSGGLGKTTVANRVYQELKGQFEYHAFLSVSRNPDIASVMSNIYGQLNEHYSPCEEILQTIITKIRDFLENKRYLIVVDDIWKEDHWKVINLAFPETSSGSKIITTSRNKDVAESCCSTSHGHIYNLRPLTMMQSRQLFYTRLFNSEEECPSDLKEISVQILEKCAGLPLAIIAISGVLADKISRKDQWRRVKDSIGRALRNSSVETIISLSYLDLPPHLRTCLLYLSIFPEDHIINKDNLIRRWIGEGFIHQQKGPHRQGDPTPYELGEKCFTDLINRSLIQPAEIDGSFGGNEVNSCRVHDMVLDFVVAKAVEENFVTIIGVPGVVNPDPENNKVRRLSLQKDGEIPPGLVLSHARSLHVFGGSVKIPSLSEFQLLRVLDYEECGQLEDDNLAGIGDLLHLKYLRFRNAHSVTELPKELARLQHLEIDIAQDYRHTEGMKIPEIVRNQLGCYVTVFADYYEALPDEIADTQGLRVLENLSVYNQSIEFLEGLGMLKNLRKLGIHFESHYADDDWEEQQEAAVLSLWQLGGASLESLYLFIKDEDADYNEGPILEEEWFSCPPCGIRELVIDGYSLTTFPEWLESFDKLEKLSLPVSDIGEKGVEILGALPSLSYLIIKWATDSDGGEEMEAATRRAMEAHPNRPTLVWRYW